A window of the Candidatus Krumholzibacteriia bacterium genome harbors these coding sequences:
- the mazG gene encoding nucleoside triphosphate pyrophosphohydrolase, which produces MAPKPEGVGSIETLDQLLETLRFLRSEHGCPWDRAQSLEAMCTYLIDEAYELQDAAHAAQDDACAEELGDVLFLLLSVALMLQERGGPEVGEIARRTREKIIRRHPHVFGALQAQSAEEGARHWRDIKDAEARARGEAAPLLLDTLPRSLPPLRRALTVQRRVAAVGFEWDTAEQVRQKIVEETAELQEVVQSGEKSRITDELGDILFSVVNLGRFLGVDPEAALHSTVSKFVQRFGRVEEALRAQGRSLEEATLPEMDGLWEEAKRHETGPSGTTGGA; this is translated from the coding sequence GTGGCACCGAAACCGGAAGGGGTGGGTTCGATCGAAACGCTGGACCAGCTCTTGGAAACGCTCCGCTTCCTGCGCAGCGAGCACGGCTGCCCCTGGGATCGAGCCCAGAGCCTGGAAGCGATGTGCACCTACCTGATCGACGAGGCCTACGAGCTGCAAGATGCGGCGCACGCGGCGCAGGACGACGCCTGCGCCGAGGAGCTGGGTGACGTGCTCTTCCTCCTGCTCTCCGTGGCGCTCATGCTGCAGGAACGCGGCGGTCCGGAGGTCGGCGAGATCGCCCGCCGCACGCGGGAGAAGATCATCCGCCGCCATCCGCACGTCTTCGGGGCGCTGCAGGCGCAGAGCGCCGAGGAAGGCGCCCGGCACTGGCGGGACATCAAGGACGCCGAAGCCCGGGCGCGAGGCGAGGCGGCGCCGCTCCTCCTGGACACGCTGCCCCGCTCCTTGCCGCCGCTCCGCCGCGCTCTCACGGTGCAGCGCCGCGTCGCCGCGGTGGGCTTCGAGTGGGACACCGCCGAGCAAGTGCGACAGAAGATCGTGGAGGAGACGGCGGAACTGCAGGAGGTGGTGCAGAGCGGCGAGAAGTCGCGCATCACCGACGAGCTCGGCGACATCCTCTTCTCCGTCGTCAACCTGGGACGTTTCCTGGGCGTCGATCCCGAGGCCGCCTTGCACTCCACGGTGAGCAAGTTCGTGCAGCGCTTCGGCCGGGTCGAAGAGGCGCTGCGCGCCCAGGGCCGCAGCCTGGAGGAAGCCACTCTCCCCGAGATGGACGGGCTCTGGGAGGAAGCGAAGCGGCACGAAACCGGGCCGTCAGGGACGACCGGGGGTGCTTGA
- the glmM gene encoding phosphoglucosamine mutase encodes MQPPSPVLMTSVSGIRGIVGAGLDAEVACRMAAAFGTWAPSGAVVVGRDSRLTGPMLLHAVAAGLLSTGHDVIDLGVATTPTTEIMVTTHGAAGGIILTASHNPEPWNALKLLDREGLFLSAEAGSTVLELARTGKARHRTWEEMGALREDGAAAEVHIRSILEMPWLDRARIGARELHVVIDCCNGAGGVVAPELLRRLGARVTELYCEPTGRFGRRPEPTPAHLQELGERVRAEEADLGFATDPDADRLSVVTHAGVALLEEYTLVLAADHYLRHRRGPVVVNLSTTRAMDDLCARHGVPLHRTPVGEANVVAQMRRVGAVIGGEGNGGVILPELHPGRDALVGMALILQSLAETGSSLQELHAALPHYHMVKRSLELARPLQDGDIVELARREFGGALDTRDGVKVQLPEGWLHLRRSNTEPIVRAIAESEDADQAETLVQRALRQLGQHAHLRGA; translated from the coding sequence ATGCAGCCCCCGTCTCCAGTCCTGATGACCAGCGTTTCCGGCATCCGGGGGATCGTCGGGGCCGGCCTCGACGCCGAAGTGGCCTGCCGCATGGCGGCCGCTTTCGGCACCTGGGCGCCGTCTGGAGCCGTGGTGGTCGGTCGCGACTCGCGCCTCACCGGCCCGATGCTGCTGCATGCGGTGGCCGCCGGGCTCCTCTCCACCGGGCACGACGTCATCGATCTCGGCGTCGCCACCACGCCGACGACGGAGATCATGGTCACCACCCACGGGGCGGCGGGCGGCATCATTCTCACCGCCAGCCACAATCCGGAACCGTGGAACGCGCTCAAGCTGCTCGATCGGGAAGGACTCTTCCTGAGCGCCGAGGCCGGGTCCACGGTGCTCGAGCTGGCGCGGACGGGAAAGGCCCGGCACCGGACCTGGGAAGAGATGGGGGCGCTGCGCGAGGATGGCGCCGCTGCGGAAGTGCACATCCGCTCCATCCTGGAAATGCCTTGGTTGGATCGCGCCCGCATCGGGGCGCGGGAACTCCACGTCGTCATCGACTGCTGCAATGGCGCCGGCGGCGTCGTGGCTCCGGAGCTGCTGCGCCGTCTCGGCGCCCGCGTCACCGAGCTCTACTGCGAGCCCACGGGACGTTTCGGCCGGCGTCCCGAACCGACGCCGGCGCACCTGCAGGAGCTGGGGGAGAGAGTGCGCGCCGAAGAGGCCGACCTCGGCTTCGCCACCGATCCCGACGCCGACCGGCTTAGCGTCGTGACCCACGCCGGCGTTGCGCTCCTCGAGGAGTATACTCTGGTGCTGGCCGCGGACCATTACCTGCGACACCGCCGCGGCCCCGTGGTGGTGAATCTCAGTACGACCCGTGCCATGGACGACCTCTGTGCCCGGCATGGCGTGCCCTTGCACCGCACGCCGGTGGGCGAAGCCAACGTGGTGGCCCAGATGCGCCGCGTCGGCGCCGTCATCGGCGGCGAAGGCAACGGCGGCGTCATCCTGCCGGAGCTGCACCCCGGTCGCGACGCGCTGGTGGGGATGGCGTTGATCCTGCAGTCCCTGGCGGAGACCGGGAGCTCGCTGCAGGAACTGCACGCGGCCTTGCCGCACTATCACATGGTGAAGCGCAGCCTGGAGCTTGCCCGCCCGCTCCAGGATGGGGACATCGTCGAGCTGGCGCGCCGGGAGTTCGGCGGCGCCTTGGACACGCGAGACGGGGTCAAGGTGCAGCTCCCCGAGGGCTGGCTGCACCTGCGCCGCTCGAACACCGAACCCATCGTCCGCGCCATCGCCGAGAGCGAGGACGCGGACCAGGCGGAGACGCTGGTGCAGCGGGCGCTGCGCCAGCTCGGTCAGCACGCACACCTGCGAGGCGCCTGA
- a CDS encoding deoxynucleoside kinase — protein MQRYFLAVAGNIGVGKTHLTRVLGERLGWEVFFEPVVDNPYLDDFYACMPRWSFHLQIFFLSKRFEMHRKMMDNMLSCIQDRTIYEDAEIFARTLHDTGAMDVRDFDNYMALFRCMTSYLQAPNAIIYLRADVDTLLQRIQSRGRECEQGIERAYLERLNAAYDDWAARSAPELRFLVVETAGLERVEEHPAIVKLVAEIEAGVGPEDLGRRPPGRGRRSGGGR, from the coding sequence GTGCAGCGATACTTCCTCGCCGTGGCCGGCAACATCGGCGTCGGCAAGACCCACTTGACCCGTGTCCTCGGCGAGCGCCTGGGTTGGGAAGTCTTTTTCGAGCCCGTGGTGGACAACCCGTACCTGGACGACTTCTACGCTTGCATGCCGCGCTGGAGTTTCCATCTGCAGATCTTTTTCCTCTCCAAGCGCTTCGAGATGCATCGGAAGATGATGGACAACATGCTCTCTTGCATCCAGGACCGCACCATCTACGAGGACGCCGAGATCTTCGCCCGCACCTTGCACGACACGGGGGCGATGGATGTCCGGGATTTCGACAACTACATGGCTCTCTTCCGCTGCATGACCTCGTATCTGCAGGCACCGAACGCGATCATCTACTTGCGCGCCGACGTGGACACGCTGTTGCAGCGCATCCAAAGTCGCGGCCGGGAATGCGAGCAGGGCATCGAGCGCGCCTACCTGGAGCGCCTCAACGCGGCGTACGACGACTGGGCGGCGCGCAGCGCCCCAGAGCTGCGCTTCCTGGTCGTCGAGACCGCCGGGCTCGAGCGCGTCGAGGAGCACCCCGCCATCGTCAAGCTGGTGGCCGAGATCGAAGCGGGGGTGGGCCCCGAAGACCTCGGCCGGCGCCCGCCGGGGCGCGGCCGCCGTTCCGGAGGCGGTCGTTGA
- the uvrA gene encoding excinuclease ABC subunit UvrA, translating into MQPITIRGARQHNLKNIEVRLPRRRLVVVSGVSGSGKSSLVFDTLYAEGQRRYVESLSTYTKQFLERMQRPEVDEVSGISPAIAIRQQNHVKSARSTVGTATEVYDYLRLLFARVGQVHCPQCGEASAALSPSAGAQLLLARFPAGARLVVLFALPRTAGSAWTEVLEPLRGAGFARLWVDGASVDLEPPPSLPAALESVEVVVDRIVARPESRARLAEALETAYRAGNGAASVVEAESGERQRLDQRGSCVRCRLDLPRPSPGMFSFNSPLGACPDCRGFGNRLEFDERLIVPEPERTLADGAIAPWGTGKFEYYARRLEEFCRRQRIPWQTPWCELPRPTQKAILEGTQGFKGVIPFLEGLRAKGYKKYARFFTRRFMEESTCRSCAGGRLQRQALCVRVGGLDIAALSRLTLEALRAWVDELALQGEAEQVAADIVAELRARLDFLCAVGVEYLTLDRLTRTLSGGEAQRINLASALGSNLVDALYILDEPTVGMHARDTERLVRTLERLRDLGNTVVVVEHDPDVIAAADYFVDLGPGAGVHGGEVVFAGALAGLRTPDGAGLVAESGSVAASRTLAYLTGAAEIQPRPRRRQPGSRWLELGNARLHNLKGVDVRIPVGLFVTVSGVSGSGKSTLVTEVLHRALTGQVPPSRGATGWYDSLRGAHLVHDVVLVDAAPIGRTPRSNPLSYMKGTADVRSLFAATSAARLARFGPGHFSFNTQGGRCEHCEGMGSVQIEMHFMADLFVPCEHCEGKRFKPEVLAVEYRGRNIAEVLEMTVDEAMTFFHESPGLGQKLHLLKRAGLGYLRLGQAAPTLSGGESQRLKIARALAATREGNMLYLLDEPTTGLHLDDVSRLLRILHELVERGHTLVLVEHHLDVVAASDWVIDLGPEAGAGGGEIVYAGPPEGLLEVPRSWTGRCLRRHLEAGGRTAPTAATG; encoded by the coding sequence GTGCAGCCCATCACCATCCGCGGCGCCCGACAGCACAACCTCAAGAACATCGAGGTGCGCTTGCCGCGCCGCCGGCTGGTGGTGGTGAGCGGTGTGAGCGGCTCCGGGAAGAGCTCCCTCGTCTTCGACACGCTCTATGCCGAAGGGCAGCGGCGTTACGTCGAATCGCTTTCGACCTACACCAAGCAATTCCTCGAGCGCATGCAGCGTCCCGAGGTGGACGAGGTATCCGGCATCAGCCCGGCGATCGCCATCCGCCAGCAGAACCACGTCAAGTCGGCGCGTAGCACCGTGGGCACGGCCACCGAGGTGTACGACTACCTGCGCCTGCTCTTCGCGCGCGTCGGCCAGGTGCACTGCCCGCAATGCGGCGAAGCCTCGGCGGCGCTCTCACCTTCCGCCGGGGCTCAGCTGCTGCTGGCGCGCTTTCCTGCCGGTGCCCGTCTCGTCGTCCTCTTCGCTCTGCCGCGCACGGCAGGTTCGGCGTGGACCGAGGTGCTGGAGCCGTTGCGCGGCGCCGGTTTCGCCCGGCTCTGGGTGGACGGAGCCAGCGTGGATCTGGAACCGCCACCCTCTCTGCCCGCCGCGCTCGAGAGCGTCGAGGTGGTGGTGGACCGCATCGTGGCGCGGCCCGAATCCCGGGCGCGGCTGGCGGAGGCGCTGGAGACGGCATACCGCGCCGGCAACGGCGCGGCGAGCGTCGTCGAGGCCGAGAGCGGCGAGCGCCAGCGACTCGACCAGCGCGGCTCCTGTGTGCGCTGCCGCCTCGATCTGCCCCGGCCATCGCCGGGAATGTTCTCCTTCAACAGTCCCCTCGGCGCCTGCCCCGACTGCCGTGGCTTCGGCAACCGCCTCGAGTTCGACGAGCGGCTCATCGTGCCCGAGCCCGAGCGCACTCTGGCCGACGGCGCCATCGCCCCCTGGGGAACGGGGAAGTTCGAGTACTACGCCCGGCGGTTGGAAGAGTTCTGCCGGCGCCAGCGGATTCCCTGGCAGACGCCATGGTGCGAGCTGCCCCGACCGACCCAGAAGGCGATCCTCGAGGGCACCCAGGGTTTCAAAGGCGTCATTCCGTTCCTGGAGGGGCTGCGGGCCAAGGGTTACAAGAAGTACGCGCGTTTCTTCACCCGCCGTTTCATGGAGGAGAGCACCTGCCGCAGCTGCGCCGGCGGGCGACTGCAGCGCCAGGCGCTCTGCGTCCGCGTCGGCGGCCTCGACATCGCGGCTCTCTCGCGCCTCACTCTGGAAGCGCTGCGCGCCTGGGTGGACGAGCTCGCCTTGCAGGGTGAAGCGGAGCAGGTGGCTGCCGACATCGTCGCCGAGCTGCGCGCCCGCCTGGACTTTCTCTGCGCCGTCGGCGTCGAGTACCTCACCCTCGACCGGCTGACACGCACGCTCTCCGGCGGCGAGGCGCAGCGCATCAACCTGGCGAGCGCCTTGGGGTCGAACCTCGTGGATGCACTCTACATCCTGGACGAGCCCACGGTGGGCATGCACGCCCGGGACACGGAACGCTTGGTGCGCACCTTGGAGCGCCTGCGCGATCTCGGCAACACCGTGGTGGTGGTGGAACACGATCCCGACGTCATCGCCGCGGCCGACTACTTCGTCGATCTTGGACCGGGGGCGGGAGTGCACGGCGGCGAGGTCGTCTTCGCCGGGGCGCTGGCGGGACTGCGCACTCCCGACGGCGCCGGACTGGTGGCGGAGAGCGGCAGCGTGGCGGCGTCGCGCACCCTCGCCTACCTGACCGGGGCCGCCGAGATCCAGCCGCGCCCGCGGCGCCGGCAACCCGGGTCGCGCTGGCTCGAGCTCGGCAACGCGCGGCTGCACAACTTGAAGGGTGTGGACGTGCGCATTCCCGTCGGGCTCTTCGTCACCGTGAGCGGCGTCAGCGGCTCGGGCAAGAGCACCTTGGTCACCGAAGTGCTGCATCGCGCCCTCACCGGACAGGTGCCGCCGAGCCGCGGCGCTACGGGCTGGTACGACTCGCTGCGCGGCGCTCATCTGGTGCACGACGTCGTGCTCGTGGACGCGGCTCCGATCGGGCGCACCCCGCGCTCCAATCCGCTCTCCTACATGAAGGGCACCGCCGACGTGCGCAGCCTCTTCGCCGCCACCAGCGCCGCGCGTCTCGCCCGTTTCGGCCCTGGGCACTTCAGCTTCAACACCCAGGGCGGCCGCTGCGAGCACTGCGAGGGCATGGGATCGGTGCAGATCGAGATGCATTTCATGGCCGATCTGTTCGTCCCCTGCGAGCACTGTGAGGGCAAGCGCTTCAAGCCCGAGGTCCTGGCGGTGGAGTACCGCGGGCGCAACATCGCCGAGGTCTTGGAGATGACGGTGGACGAGGCCATGACCTTCTTCCACGAGTCGCCGGGGTTGGGGCAGAAACTGCACCTGCTCAAGCGCGCCGGCCTGGGGTATCTCCGGCTCGGCCAGGCGGCGCCGACGCTCTCGGGCGGCGAGTCGCAGCGCCTCAAGATCGCCCGGGCTTTGGCGGCGACGCGGGAGGGGAACATGCTCTACCTCCTCGACGAGCCCACCACGGGGTTGCATCTCGACGACGTCTCGCGCTTGCTGCGCATCTTGCACGAATTGGTGGAACGGGGTCACACGCTGGTGCTGGTAGAGCACCATCTGGACGTGGTCGCCGCCTCGGACTGGGTGATCGACCTCGGACCGGAAGCCGGTGCGGGTGGCGGCGAGATCGTCTACGCCGGGCCGCCGGAAGGCTTGCTGGAAGTGCCGCGCTCCTGGACCGGCCGCTGTTTGCGGCGTCACCTGGAAGCGGGCGGACGCACGGCGCCGACGGCGGCAACGGGGTAA
- a CDS encoding HAMP domain-containing sensor histidine kinase, which yields MVAHELGGALAPTRSAVQLLGGSAGLHPEQERLLSIAGRGLERAERVLLNLSSIALLEEAELRLEPVDLALVLRRLVDEQRAEAQARGLGLRLEVEPGLAAIPLAPFAFEQVLVNLLSNALKFTPAEGEVRVTALPAQGAVLPGRMLLLAGGFGFKPIFVKLRVSDTGVGLGEETRRRLFQPFSRGSEATGVPGMGLGLAVSQRLARRMGGDLRAETPARGASFVVTLPADLRTSGLVQRMDALVAALAAALAAAPCSVAIVRQDLGRVTSGPALEEGLRRRLGHPACRVVELSATTLVLWSAAPVRALAPALAAALRQQVPPAAAARLRLALRRLPQGAAADPVLLQAAVRCRHGLTALPRRGEVLHGPHPRR from the coding sequence ATGGTCGCGCACGAACTGGGCGGGGCCCTGGCGCCGACGCGTAGCGCCGTGCAGCTCCTCGGCGGCAGCGCCGGACTCCATCCCGAACAGGAACGCCTCTTGAGTATCGCCGGCCGCGGCCTGGAGCGCGCGGAACGGGTGCTGCTCAATCTCTCCAGCATCGCGCTCCTGGAAGAAGCGGAGCTGCGGCTGGAACCGGTGGATCTCGCCCTCGTCTTGCGCCGCCTGGTGGACGAGCAGCGCGCCGAAGCGCAGGCCCGGGGCTTGGGCCTGCGTCTCGAGGTGGAGCCAGGCTTGGCGGCGATCCCGCTGGCGCCCTTCGCCTTCGAACAGGTGCTGGTGAACTTGCTGTCGAATGCCCTCAAGTTCACCCCCGCCGAGGGCGAGGTGCGAGTGACCGCTTTGCCGGCCCAGGGGGCGGTGTTGCCGGGGCGGATGCTGTTGCTCGCCGGCGGCTTCGGTTTCAAGCCCATCTTCGTCAAGCTGCGCGTCTCCGACACCGGCGTCGGCCTCGGCGAGGAAACGCGACGCCGGCTCTTCCAGCCGTTCAGTCGCGGCAGCGAAGCGACAGGAGTTCCGGGCATGGGCCTCGGTCTCGCGGTGTCCCAGCGTCTGGCCCGGCGCATGGGCGGCGATCTGCGCGCCGAAACGCCGGCGCGCGGCGCCAGCTTCGTCGTCACCTTGCCGGCGGATCTCCGCACCTCTGGGCTGGTGCAACGGATGGACGCGCTGGTGGCAGCGCTCGCCGCGGCGCTCGCGGCGGCTCCCTGCAGCGTCGCCATCGTGCGCCAGGACCTCGGCCGTGTGACCTCGGGGCCGGCGCTGGAAGAAGGCCTCCGCCGCCGGCTGGGACATCCGGCCTGCCGGGTCGTGGAGCTCTCGGCCACCACCCTCGTGCTCTGGTCGGCGGCGCCGGTGCGCGCCCTCGCCCCGGCTCTCGCCGCGGCGTTGCGGCAACAGGTGCCGCCGGCAGCGGCGGCGCGGCTGCGCCTGGCACTGCGGCGCTTGCCGCAAGGGGCGGCGGCGGATCCGGTGCTGCTGCAGGCGGCGGTGCGCTGCCGCCACGGGCTCACGGCGCTGCCACGCCGCGGGGAGGTGCTGCATGGCCCGCATCCTCGTCGTTGA
- a CDS encoding response regulator, with protein MARILVVDDDGDILETLRFAFEQEGHAVQVEADGLAALQRARQQPPDLALLDVMLPGLNGYEVSRRLKAEMRRGALPRFPILMLTARRVAAGERQQFLASWSQADLTLWKPYDLGFLLFQVREALAATSGAVS; from the coding sequence ATGGCCCGCATCCTCGTCGTTGACGACGACGGCGACATCCTCGAAACGCTGCGCTTCGCTTTCGAGCAGGAAGGACACGCGGTGCAGGTGGAAGCCGACGGTCTCGCCGCCCTCCAACGGGCGCGGCAGCAACCCCCGGATCTGGCCCTGCTCGACGTCATGCTGCCCGGTCTGAACGGCTACGAAGTGTCGCGGCGCTTGAAAGCAGAGATGCGCCGCGGGGCGCTGCCGCGCTTCCCGATCCTCATGCTCACCGCCCGGCGAGTCGCTGCCGGCGAGCGTCAGCAGTTCCTGGCTTCCTGGTCCCAGGCCGACCTGACCCTGTGGAAGCCCTACGACCTGGGCTTCCTCCTCTTCCAGGTGCGTGAGGCACTCGCCGCCACCTCCGGAGCCGTCTCATGA
- a CDS encoding ATP-binding protein: MEGIAAEVSRSLARCVHELAAEREPIRLVRRSWELLRRELGAVWAVAEGNGEGPLGGLRLTHATTDAEALPARLGLPEAPPAERLWCGGSDGALGLALWLPRHTRIVLGFGLEDEAGAAAGRALLEEIGRYLQTRLEDALELQRSRLASAALERRISDLSLLFKGLDVTLRSMELTQVLRAFMACVTSGEAIGFNRAFLLLLDEEQRELRGTVAVGPSSGDEALRIWASLERLSLEDVLRRAVEELHQEPAPGSLAARIREFSVPLEPEGSLLVRAVLSPEPYNIHFFRGERPEPFADAFGANDFVVIPILGRERALGVIVADNLYSNAPIESDRVYLLSGLANHVGVVIENALMFEDVSRRYAELNEVQAINRALLSSIDRVEVLRRIAQISASVLHAEGALLYIVRGAGAEPRLEMQYHLSGAALPDEVTARCGEIARETLRLGPGARQSPLEGLAGPAALVSAPMSIDKEMVGVLMVYRTAAEAGRNHFDRHSRRFLSIIADQAAIAVLSGRRVQTIQDDQSRIEVLNDLLHRNEKLAALGQASSKIAHEIRNPLTALGGFARRMLRSDSLGADEREAAEVIAQETSRLERILNDQLAFVRSARLQRGPTALNEVIHESIMLLRQQLRAGRGELELVLDPDLPRAHLDGDRMKQVLVNLLMNAIVAVPSGGRIRVVTRTQGDSVELEVANTGDPIPASIRELLFVPFMTTRQEGTGLGLAVVHQIVMEHGGSIEVLSEPPWGTLFRLRFPRHTP; the protein is encoded by the coding sequence GTGGAAGGCATCGCCGCGGAGGTCTCCCGCAGCCTGGCGCGCTGCGTCCACGAGCTCGCCGCCGAGCGCGAACCGATCCGGCTCGTGCGCCGCAGCTGGGAGCTCTTGCGCCGCGAGCTCGGCGCCGTCTGGGCGGTGGCAGAGGGCAACGGCGAGGGCCCGCTCGGCGGCCTGCGCCTCACCCACGCCACCACCGATGCCGAGGCCCTACCGGCCCGCCTGGGACTGCCCGAGGCGCCGCCCGCCGAGCGGCTCTGGTGCGGTGGCAGCGACGGCGCTCTCGGTCTGGCGTTGTGGTTGCCCCGGCACACGCGCATCGTTCTCGGCTTCGGATTGGAGGACGAAGCCGGTGCTGCCGCCGGCCGCGCCCTCCTGGAGGAGATCGGCCGCTACCTGCAGACGCGTCTCGAGGACGCCCTCGAGCTGCAGCGTTCGCGCCTGGCTTCGGCGGCGCTGGAGCGGCGCATCTCCGACCTGTCGTTGCTGTTCAAGGGGCTCGACGTCACGCTCCGCTCGATGGAACTCACCCAGGTGCTGCGCGCCTTCATGGCCTGCGTCACCTCCGGCGAGGCCATCGGCTTCAATCGCGCCTTCCTGCTCCTCCTCGACGAGGAACAGCGGGAGCTGCGCGGCACCGTGGCCGTGGGGCCCTCCTCCGGCGACGAAGCGCTGCGCATCTGGGCGAGCCTGGAACGCCTCAGCCTGGAGGACGTGCTGCGCCGGGCCGTGGAGGAGTTGCATCAGGAGCCGGCGCCGGGCTCGCTGGCGGCCCGCATCCGCGAATTCTCCGTGCCCCTGGAGCCGGAGGGCAGTCTCCTCGTGCGTGCCGTCCTCTCGCCGGAGCCGTACAACATCCACTTCTTCCGCGGCGAGCGACCGGAACCGTTCGCCGACGCTTTCGGCGCCAACGACTTCGTGGTCATCCCCATCCTCGGACGCGAACGCGCCCTCGGCGTCATCGTGGCGGACAACCTCTACAGCAATGCCCCCATCGAGAGCGATCGGGTCTACCTGCTCTCGGGACTGGCGAACCATGTGGGTGTGGTCATCGAGAACGCCCTCATGTTCGAGGACGTGAGCCGGCGCTACGCCGAGCTGAACGAAGTGCAAGCCATCAATCGCGCCCTGCTCTCCAGCATCGACCGGGTCGAAGTGCTGCGCCGCATCGCGCAGATCAGCGCTTCCGTCCTGCACGCCGAAGGGGCGCTCCTCTACATCGTCCGGGGTGCCGGCGCCGAACCGCGCCTGGAGATGCAGTACCACCTGAGCGGTGCGGCCTTGCCCGACGAGGTCACCGCCCGCTGCGGCGAGATCGCCCGCGAGACCCTCCGCCTCGGCCCCGGGGCGCGCCAGTCCCCTCTGGAAGGTCTGGCGGGGCCGGCCGCTCTGGTGAGCGCGCCCATGAGCATCGACAAGGAGATGGTCGGCGTGCTCATGGTCTACCGCACCGCGGCCGAGGCGGGACGCAACCACTTCGACCGCCACAGCCGGCGTTTCCTTTCCATCATCGCCGACCAGGCGGCGATCGCCGTGCTCTCGGGCCGCAGAGTGCAGACGATCCAGGACGACCAGAGCCGCATCGAGGTACTGAACGACCTGCTGCATCGCAACGAAAAGCTCGCCGCCCTCGGCCAGGCGTCGTCGAAGATCGCCCACGAGATCCGCAATCCGCTCACAGCGCTGGGCGGCTTCGCCCGCCGCATGCTGCGGAGTGACAGCCTGGGGGCGGACGAGCGCGAGGCCGCCGAGGTCATCGCCCAGGAGACCTCGAGGCTGGAGCGGATCCTCAACGACCAGCTCGCCTTCGTGCGCAGCGCCCGGCTGCAGCGCGGACCGACGGCGCTCAACGAGGTCATCCACGAGAGCATCATGCTGCTGCGCCAGCAGCTCCGCGCCGGGCGCGGCGAGCTGGAGCTCGTCCTCGATCCGGACCTGCCGCGGGCCCATCTCGACGGCGATCGCATGAAGCAGGTGCTGGTGAACCTGCTGATGAACGCCATCGTCGCCGTGCCCAGCGGCGGGCGCATCCGCGTCGTCACCCGCACGCAAGGAGACAGCGTGGAGCTCGAGGTGGCGAACACGGGCGACCCCATTCCCGCTTCGATCCGCGAACTCCTCTTCGTGCCTTTCATGACCACGCGGCAGGAAGGCACGGGCCTGGGGCTCGCCGTGGTGCACCAGATCGTCATGGAGCACGGTGGTTCCATCGAAGTGCTCTCCGAGCCGCCTTGGGGCACGCTCTTCCGCCTCCGCTTTCCGCGCCACACTCCGTAG
- a CDS encoding response regulator: MSRILIVDDDQDIARILRFRLQKKGFECVLAANGLEALEKIDTHHPDLVLLDVMMPKMDGFTACREIRKRNAWCRIPVIMLTAKGDIADKVSGISEGADDYIVKPFEFEELLARVHMILRRTQETMSANPLTGLPGNNVISKKIEAVLAAGTPFAACYADLDHFKAYNDEYGFEAGDKVIKFLAEILVRTTQEHSKSSFVGHIGGDDFLFLVDLDTFETCCATVIERFDTGIGRFYRDEHLRSGYLESINRQGQRVRFPLMSVSIGVVTNGQRVVGDAMQVSNRAAEMKKYAKGQAGSCYRVDRRTVGAGPAEETGSEQGGEAAKDASNR; the protein is encoded by the coding sequence ATGAGCCGCATCCTCATCGTCGACGACGACCAGGACATCGCCCGCATCCTGCGCTTCCGGCTGCAGAAGAAGGGCTTCGAGTGCGTCCTCGCCGCCAACGGCCTGGAGGCGTTGGAGAAGATCGACACCCATCATCCCGATCTGGTGCTGCTGGACGTGATGATGCCGAAGATGGACGGCTTCACCGCCTGTCGCGAGATCCGCAAGCGCAACGCCTGGTGCCGCATCCCGGTCATCATGCTGACCGCAAAGGGGGACATCGCCGACAAGGTGAGCGGCATCAGCGAGGGTGCCGACGACTACATCGTCAAGCCCTTCGAGTTCGAGGAGCTCCTGGCCCGGGTGCACATGATCCTGCGCCGCACCCAGGAGACGATGAGCGCCAACCCGCTCACCGGCCTGCCGGGCAACAACGTCATCTCCAAGAAGATCGAAGCGGTCCTTGCAGCCGGCACGCCCTTCGCCGCCTGCTACGCCGACCTGGACCACTTCAAGGCGTACAACGACGAATACGGCTTCGAGGCCGGCGACAAGGTCATCAAGTTCCTGGCGGAGATCCTGGTGCGCACCACCCAGGAGCACTCGAAGAGCTCCTTCGTCGGCCACATCGGCGGCGACGACTTCCTCTTCCTCGTGGACCTCGACACTTTCGAGACCTGCTGCGCCACGGTGATCGAGCGCTTCGACACCGGCATCGGCCGCTTCTATCGCGACGAGCACCTGCGCTCGGGCTACCTGGAGAGCATCAACCGCCAAGGACAGCGCGTACGCTTCCCCCTCATGAGCGTCTCCATCGGCGTGGTCACCAACGGACAGCGCGTGGTCGGCGATGCCATGCAGGTGTCGAACCGAGCAGCGGAAATGAAGAAGTACGCCAAGGGTCAAGCCGGCAGCTGTTACCGCGTGGACCGGCGCACCGTAGGCGCCGGCCCGGCGGAGGAAACCGGCAGCGAGCAGGGTGGTGAGGCCGCCAAGGACGCCAGCAACCGCTGA